The Planococcus donghaensis genome contains a region encoding:
- a CDS encoding glycogen synthase: MKIVMAAAECAPFAKAGGLADVLGALPKELSRLGHEITVIIPKYSVIADKYVSEFVLKETIEIPFKGQQKTFRVFQYEQAGVDYLFMEHNDYFERDQIYGQSDDAERYAFFNRTVLEIVQQRNLNPDIIHVHDWHTAAIPFLLREDARYQSIKSAKAVLTIHNLQFQGKYSKQTFLENFEMDARYYDEGPVEWDGNFNALKTGIFYADKVTTVSPTYRDEILTDFYGEKLNGFLQEKEQDLIGILNGIDLEVYNPAADSSIAREFDVMSMEGKQVNKRAIQLKAGLPERGDVPLLTMISRLSGQKGIDVLQEVLPDLLSNEDVQFVLLGSGEEQYEAFFKELDIDFPGQVSIYIGFDEAFAHLLYAGADIFLMPSHFEPCGLSQLISMRYGTVPVANKTGGLKDTVIEYDENLKSGNGFLSDFSKDESFDSALQRCLSFYQQSDHWEAIKKNGMKGDYSWSRSAAEYAELYERLI; encoded by the coding sequence ATGAAGATTGTAATGGCAGCAGCAGAATGTGCGCCTTTTGCAAAAGCTGGAGGGTTAGCTGATGTATTAGGAGCATTACCGAAAGAGCTTAGCAGATTAGGCCATGAAATCACTGTAATTATACCCAAATATAGTGTGATAGCCGATAAGTATGTGTCAGAATTTGTTCTTAAAGAAACAATCGAAATTCCTTTTAAAGGACAACAAAAAACCTTTCGAGTTTTTCAATACGAACAAGCTGGTGTTGACTACCTTTTTATGGAACATAATGACTATTTTGAACGAGATCAAATTTATGGACAGTCAGACGATGCGGAACGTTATGCCTTTTTTAACCGAACCGTACTTGAGATTGTTCAACAGCGTAACTTAAATCCAGACATTATTCATGTTCATGATTGGCATACGGCTGCAATTCCATTTTTATTAAGAGAAGATGCGCGTTATCAATCGATTAAGTCAGCTAAAGCTGTTTTGACCATTCATAACCTGCAATTCCAAGGCAAGTACTCGAAACAAACGTTTTTAGAAAACTTCGAAATGGATGCACGTTATTATGACGAAGGACCGGTAGAGTGGGATGGCAATTTCAACGCGTTAAAGACCGGCATTTTCTATGCAGATAAAGTAACGACTGTGAGTCCTACTTACCGAGATGAAATTTTAACCGATTTTTATGGCGAAAAGTTGAATGGCTTTTTACAAGAAAAAGAGCAAGATTTAATCGGGATTTTAAATGGCATCGATTTAGAAGTTTACAATCCAGCTGCGGATTCATCCATTGCACGAGAATTTGATGTAATGAGTATGGAAGGTAAGCAAGTTAACAAACGTGCTATTCAGTTGAAAGCAGGGTTGCCAGAGCGAGGAGATGTTCCATTATTAACGATGATCTCGAGACTCTCAGGACAAAAGGGCATCGATGTTTTGCAGGAAGTACTTCCAGACTTATTATCAAACGAAGACGTTCAATTTGTATTATTAGGATCTGGAGAAGAGCAGTACGAAGCATTTTTCAAAGAACTAGACATTGATTTTCCAGGTCAAGTTTCAATCTATATAGGCTTTGATGAAGCGTTTGCCCATTTACTATACGCAGGAGCGGATATCTTCTTAATGCCTTCGCATTTTGAACCTTGCGGACTAAGTCAATTAATCTCAATGCGGTATGGAACTGTTCCTGTAGCTAATAAAACAGGAGGATTAAAAGACACAGTAATAGAGTATGATGAAAATTTAAAATCAGGAAATGGATTTTTAAGTGATTTTTCAAAAGACGAGTCATTTGATAGTGCTTTGCAGCGTTGCTTGAGTTTTTA